Proteins encoded within one genomic window of Plasmodium malariae genome assembly, contig: PmUG01_00_21, whole genome shotgun sequence:
- the PmUG01_00042200 gene encoding fam-m protein: protein MQKDKDSNNIYLNEFFPNNDKEENKYITNNKKWNKEKNTKSNKSLLNKAQYYTEIIDYNNGIFDGKHFHFEKKLIRKKDYDAFLEKRRRIRDISLKKIKFKSYRFGSAIFLLFFLLGIGLPILQGFELLEKAGEAIKDLSIISNVWSAVETCLGQAKYHFFLIAFSTIIIILVVMLVIVIPKILRNNEKYNRIKAMYE, encoded by the coding sequence ATGCAAAAGGATAAAGATtcaaataacatatatttaaacgaattttttccaaataatgataaagaagaaaataaatatataactaataataaaaaatggaataaagaaaaaaacacgAAATCCAACAaaagtttattaaataaagctCAGTACTATACAGAAATTATAGATTACAATAATGGAATAtttgatggaaaacattttcattttgaaaaaaaattaataagaaaaaaagattatgatGCTTTTCTAGAAAAAAGGAGGAGAATTAGagatatatctttaaaaaaaataaaatttaaaagttaCAGATTTGGAAGTGccatatttttacttttcttcTTGTTGGGAATAGGTTTACCCATATTACAAGGATTTGAGCTATTAGAAAAAGCAGGAGAAGCGATTAAAGATTTATCAATTATAAGTAATGTGTGGTCAGCTGTAGAAACATGTTTAGGTCAGgcaaaatatcatttttttttaatagcaTTTAGCAcaattatcattatattagTTGTTATGCTTGTAATAGTAATTcctaaaattttaagaaataatgaaaaatataacagaaTTAAGGCGATGTATGAGTAA